A stretch of Vibrio aphrogenes DNA encodes these proteins:
- a CDS encoding glycosyltransferase family 2 protein, with amino-acid sequence MTHFSPCFIIPCYNHGTTMAEVIDSLRPFGYPILIIDDGSDAMTKAALQPLADAADVQLLTHASNQGKGGAMITGLREAHRLGFSHGLQIDADGQHDPAAIPLLIQAAQQHPEHLISGRPIYDDSVPKSRFYGRYATHIWVWIETLSLEIKDSMCGFRAYPLNATVETLNRYSFGKRMDFDSEIMVKMYWQGVSFQFIDTRVFYPENGISHFDALHDNLRISKMHTRLFFGMLPRIPKLIARHFSSAKEKSSASTDTVHWAKSKEQGTVLGIKLLMAVYSLLGRSVFNALLKVVIGYYHKTGTQARQASELYLEQWRQYQGLSSQNSDYSSYQHLLSFGHTMLDKLAGWRGDITRDDLTIHGQQHFDEVIERQQGIVILGSHLGNLELCRAMGRLRQGVTINALVFTEHAERFNQVMKAINPDSSVNLIQVTTLGPDTAILLQQKIEQGEWVVIVGDRTSVTKEQRVVWADFLGKPAPFPQGPFMLATVLAAPVYLMFGLRDENADIRRPKYHVYFEPFSQKITLPRKQRSEALQSVVQDYAARLEYFTLKAPLQWYNFFNFWQLSGSVDQHEPTPTNSVSESNDHTNKQ; translated from the coding sequence ATGACACACTTTTCACCTTGTTTCATCATTCCTTGCTATAACCACGGCACGACTATGGCTGAGGTGATTGACTCATTACGCCCTTTTGGTTATCCCATTTTGATCATTGATGATGGCAGTGATGCGATGACCAAAGCCGCCTTACAGCCCTTGGCAGACGCTGCGGATGTTCAGTTACTGACCCATGCTAGCAATCAAGGCAAAGGAGGCGCGATGATCACCGGCCTGCGTGAAGCACATCGCCTTGGTTTTAGTCACGGATTACAAATTGATGCCGATGGTCAGCACGATCCCGCCGCCATTCCTTTACTCATCCAAGCCGCTCAGCAGCATCCTGAACACTTAATTTCTGGTCGGCCGATTTATGATGATTCAGTGCCTAAGTCGCGCTTTTATGGTCGTTATGCCACTCACATCTGGGTCTGGATTGAAACCTTATCTCTCGAAATTAAAGACAGCATGTGTGGCTTTCGTGCTTATCCATTAAATGCCACAGTTGAGACCTTAAATCGTTATTCCTTTGGCAAACGCATGGATTTTGACAGTGAAATCATGGTCAAAATGTATTGGCAAGGAGTCAGTTTCCAATTTATCGACACCCGTGTTTTTTATCCAGAAAACGGCATTTCTCATTTTGATGCGCTGCATGACAATCTGCGTATTAGCAAAATGCACACTCGATTATTCTTTGGCATGTTGCCACGAATCCCGAAGTTAATCGCCCGCCATTTTAGCTCCGCCAAAGAAAAGTCATCCGCTTCAACAGACACGGTGCATTGGGCGAAAAGCAAAGAACAAGGCACGGTTCTCGGGATCAAATTATTGATGGCAGTTTATTCTTTACTGGGCCGTTCAGTATTTAATGCTCTCTTAAAAGTGGTGATCGGCTATTATCACAAAACCGGTACACAAGCTCGCCAAGCCTCAGAGCTTTACCTCGAGCAGTGGCGTCAATATCAAGGGCTATCTTCTCAAAATAGCGACTACTCTAGCTACCAACATTTACTCTCTTTTGGCCATACCATGTTAGATAAACTAGCCGGATGGCGAGGCGATATCACCCGTGATGATCTCACCATACATGGACAACAACACTTTGATGAAGTGATTGAGCGTCAACAAGGGATTGTCATTTTAGGATCGCATTTAGGTAATCTCGAACTATGTCGAGCTATGGGTCGTTTACGCCAAGGTGTAACCATTAATGCCCTCGTATTCACTGAACATGCCGAACGCTTTAATCAGGTCATGAAGGCGATCAATCCTGATTCGTCGGTCAACCTCATTCAAGTCACCACACTTGGCCCAGATACCGCCATTTTATTGCAACAGAAAATAGAGCAAGGTGAATGGGTGGTGATCGTCGGTGATCGCACCTCAGTGACCAAGGAACAACGAGTGGTATGGGCTGACTTTTTGGGCAAACCCGCCCCCTTTCCACAAGGCCCGTTTATGTTAGCGACCGTTCTGGCCGCACCGGTTTATCTCATGTTTGGCCTACGCGATGAAAACGCAGACATTCGACGTCCTAAATATCATGTGTATTTTGAACCCTTTAGCCAAAAAATCACCTTACCTCGCAAACAACGAAGCGAAGCACTGCAAAGCGTGGTACAAGATTATGCAGCGCGATTAGAATATTTCACCTTAAAGGCGCCACTGCAGTGGTACAACTTTTTTAATTTTTGGCAATTAAGTGGTTCTGTAGACCAGCATGAGCCAACTCCTACCAATAGCGTAAGTGAATCCAATGACCATACAAACAAGCAATAA
- a CDS encoding ApeI family dehydratase, with translation MSITRKPQLIKHQHHHQEHAVTLWLQVDADIEDFKGHFAQFPLLPGVTQIDWAIFYAQQFLQAPAHFQGMEVIKFQEPILKNSLVTLNLTWHRDKQKLYFHYYSQPQDRSQQERSQHDHSQQQDETRTHSSGRILLGES, from the coding sequence ATGTCGATCACCAGAAAGCCGCAGCTAATTAAGCATCAACATCATCACCAAGAGCATGCCGTGACCTTATGGCTACAAGTCGATGCGGATATCGAGGATTTTAAAGGCCACTTTGCGCAATTTCCGTTATTACCTGGGGTCACTCAAATTGATTGGGCGATCTTTTATGCGCAGCAGTTTTTACAAGCACCTGCACACTTTCAAGGAATGGAAGTCATTAAGTTTCAAGAACCTATCCTTAAAAATAGCCTTGTAACACTAAACTTAACCTGGCATCGTGATAAACAAAAGTTGTATTTTCATTATTATTCACAGCCACAAGATCGCTCTCAACAAGAACGCTCTCAACACGATCATTCACAACAGCAAGATGAGACCCGTACTCATTCTTCTGGCCGTATTTTATTAGGGGAATCCTAA
- a CDS encoding AMP-binding protein, producing MTPISFLPISQLMSRQRSLSHPIAAILSETPHHQHLDWQTFKRDIIQLHQHLQATEQQRWAICCDNSYWFAVAFMAAAHSQKHIIIPGNLQPAALAELSSQFDAILYDEAIDVAFLSGHPQVQLPLSSAQKDQADIQFSPLTNVDITLFTSGSSGQPKAIHKPLAILEKEVAQLEATWGESLRGAITASTVSHQHIYGLLFRILWPLSAGRPFWGHDWQYPEHIIEHANSDTILVSSPALLKRLAPHHTQQAIRAIFSSGGPLDFASAQHCQTLFDYLPHEVLGSTETGGIAHRQQVTSQQPWQAFTGTQIATNPEGCLRIFSPLVDEQHWYQTADQCEIVDPQHFVLKGRADRIIKIEEKRISLTEIEKRLHQLAEVAEAAVIPYQDTNRLITAAAITLTPEGVSRLHSLGKGRFHLMLRKQLHQWIEPVGIPRRFRIIEEIPLNTQGKRLVSDIEQLFHSTQAPIHE from the coding sequence ATGACTCCAATTTCTTTTTTGCCAATCTCTCAACTCATGAGTCGTCAACGCTCATTGAGTCACCCTATTGCGGCCATCCTCAGTGAAACGCCACACCACCAACATCTGGATTGGCAAACCTTTAAGCGCGATATCATCCAACTGCATCAGCACTTGCAAGCCACTGAGCAGCAACGTTGGGCGATCTGTTGTGACAATAGCTATTGGTTTGCAGTGGCCTTTATGGCGGCGGCGCATAGTCAGAAACACATCATTATCCCTGGTAACTTACAACCGGCGGCATTGGCCGAGTTGTCGTCACAATTTGATGCCATTTTATATGATGAAGCTATTGATGTAGCCTTTTTATCAGGCCATCCGCAAGTGCAACTGCCATTATCCAGCGCCCAGAAAGATCAAGCAGATATCCAATTCTCCCCGTTAACTAACGTCGATATCACGTTATTTACTTCCGGTTCGAGTGGTCAACCTAAAGCCATCCATAAACCGTTAGCCATACTAGAAAAAGAAGTCGCCCAACTGGAAGCGACTTGGGGGGAGTCTTTACGTGGAGCGATCACCGCCAGTACGGTCTCACACCAACATATTTACGGTTTGTTATTTCGCATTTTATGGCCCTTGTCTGCCGGTCGCCCTTTTTGGGGACACGATTGGCAATACCCCGAACACATTATTGAACATGCTAATTCCGACACCATCTTAGTCAGCAGTCCGGCATTATTAAAACGCTTAGCGCCACATCACACTCAGCAGGCGATTCGTGCGATTTTCTCCTCTGGTGGCCCGTTGGATTTTGCGTCCGCGCAGCATTGTCAGACGCTGTTTGATTACCTGCCGCATGAAGTCTTGGGCAGCACTGAAACCGGCGGGATCGCTCATCGCCAACAAGTGACGTCACAACAACCATGGCAAGCTTTTACCGGAACACAAATCGCCACCAATCCAGAAGGCTGCTTACGCATTTTTTCGCCATTAGTCGATGAGCAACATTGGTATCAAACCGCAGATCAATGCGAGATCGTTGATCCCCAACACTTTGTATTAAAAGGTCGGGCCGATCGCATCATCAAAATTGAAGAAAAACGCATTTCTTTAACCGAAATTGAAAAGCGCTTACACCAATTGGCAGAGGTTGCTGAAGCGGCGGTGATTCCTTATCAAGACACTAACAGGCTAATAACGGCGGCAGCGATCACCTTAACTCCCGAAGGTGTATCTCGTTTACATAGCTTAGGCAAAGGACGCTTTCATCTGATGTTAAGAAAACAATTACATCAATGGATTGAACCTGTCGGCATTCCTCGCCGTTTTCGCATCATTGAAGAAATCCCGCTCAATACCCAAGGTAAGCGTCTAGTAAGCGATATTGAGCAACTTTTTCATTCTACACAAGCCCCAATCCATGAGTAG
- a CDS encoding COG4648 family protein, with protein MRFITALSGLLLLAYPVAVYYGLSRWGLGVIAVIFALLFLLRIVAGHRAKLKELKYIAWLSGGAGIVLTLLAMVFRQHGWLTYYPVVVNVLLFSLFFSSLWQPQTIIERLARIQEPELPESGIGYTRNVTKVWCAYFVINGAIALYTCFLSLEIWTLYNGLISYILTAALFAGEWLVRQRLRQSMSQS; from the coding sequence ATGCGATTCATCACGGCTTTATCTGGCTTATTGCTGCTGGCTTATCCGGTGGCGGTATATTACGGATTAAGCCGCTGGGGGCTTGGCGTGATCGCAGTGATCTTTGCGCTGTTATTTCTGTTACGCATCGTGGCCGGTCATCGTGCCAAGCTCAAAGAATTGAAATACATCGCTTGGTTAAGTGGTGGCGCAGGCATTGTGCTCACCTTATTGGCGATGGTATTTCGTCAACACGGCTGGCTAACTTACTACCCGGTGGTCGTCAATGTCTTGCTATTTAGCTTATTTTTTAGCAGCTTATGGCAACCACAGACCATCATTGAACGATTAGCACGGATACAAGAGCCTGAACTACCGGAAAGTGGTATTGGTTATACTCGAAACGTCACCAAAGTATGGTGTGCCTATTTCGTAATTAACGGTGCAATCGCCCTTTATACCTGCTTTCTTTCACTGGAAATTTGGACTTTATATAACGGCTTAATCAGCTATATTCTTACCGCAGCTTTATTTGCCGGTGAGTGGCTGGTTCGTCAACGACTCCGTCAGTCCATGTCGCAATCATGA
- a CDS encoding acyl carrier protein: protein MTDMNRDEVFNKVREAFVELFEIDADDIKPEAKLYQELDLDSIDAVDLVVHLQKLTGKKIQPDEFKAVRTVDDVVDAVVALLKEK, encoded by the coding sequence ATGACAGACATGAATAGAGATGAAGTATTCAACAAAGTAAGAGAGGCTTTTGTTGAGTTATTTGAAATCGATGCAGATGACATCAAACCAGAAGCTAAACTCTACCAAGAGCTTGATCTTGATAGTATTGATGCGGTAGATCTTGTTGTGCACTTACAAAAACTGACAGGTAAAAAAATTCAACCTGATGAGTTTAAAGCCGTTCGCACCGTCGACGATGTGGTCGATGCGGTCGTTGCGCTACTCAAGGAAAAATAA
- a CDS encoding phosphopantetheine-binding protein, with protein sequence MEQLHNELKALIIEALNLEDIQIEDIDTDAALFGDGLGLDSIDALELGLAIKKQYHVVIDADDSQTRAHFASVANLAKYISSQQA encoded by the coding sequence GTGGAACAACTACACAACGAATTAAAAGCATTGATCATTGAAGCGCTCAACCTTGAAGATATTCAGATTGAAGATATCGACACTGACGCTGCGTTATTTGGTGACGGCTTAGGTTTAGACTCTATCGATGCACTTGAGCTCGGGTTAGCCATCAAGAAACAATACCATGTCGTGATCGACGCCGATGATAGCCAAACTCGTGCCCATTTTGCTTCTGTGGCAAACTTAGCAAAATACATTTCGAGCCAACAAGCGTAA
- a CDS encoding lysophospholipid acyltransferase family protein produces MTQTTLTFSQHCNKYWRVIATGTCFAIFGLGALGLTFIVFPLMTATIRQQTQRELRVQSIIQRAFALFCRTMKFTGAIDYQFDNIEALLQDRNCLIVANHPSLIDYVLIASCLPQCDCLVKAAIWHNPFMKGIVKAAGYIPNRDPESLLDDCSQRLNHGNVLLIFPEGTRTTPGQASKLQRGAAQIAVRTQRDLRVVHISVNPSFLTKQKKWYQVPDTKPFFHIEVKGKIQVDEFIKHSDSPTTAARQLNRHLSSAIFPDMAHKH; encoded by the coding sequence ATGACCCAGACAACACTGACTTTTTCACAACACTGCAATAAATATTGGCGTGTCATCGCAACGGGCACCTGCTTTGCGATCTTTGGTCTGGGCGCATTAGGGCTAACCTTTATCGTTTTTCCACTGATGACCGCTACCATTCGTCAGCAAACTCAACGAGAACTCCGAGTTCAATCCATCATCCAGCGTGCCTTCGCTTTATTTTGTCGTACCATGAAATTCACCGGTGCGATTGATTACCAATTTGATAATATTGAAGCGCTGTTACAAGACCGCAATTGTTTGATCGTCGCCAATCACCCAAGCTTAATTGATTATGTACTGATCGCCTCTTGCCTCCCGCAATGTGACTGCTTAGTCAAAGCGGCAATTTGGCATAACCCGTTTATGAAAGGTATAGTGAAAGCCGCTGGCTATATCCCGAATCGCGACCCTGAAAGCTTATTAGATGACTGTAGCCAACGCTTAAATCATGGTAATGTCCTGCTGATTTTTCCTGAAGGCACACGAACCACTCCCGGTCAGGCATCAAAATTACAACGCGGTGCCGCACAAATTGCAGTACGCACACAACGGGACTTACGGGTCGTGCATATTAGCGTGAACCCCAGCTTTTTGACTAAACAAAAAAAATGGTATCAAGTGCCTGATACAAAACCCTTTTTTCATATTGAAGTGAAAGGTAAAATCCAAGTTGATGAATTTATTAAACACAGTGATTCACCAACTACCGCAGCACGTCAGCTCAACCGACATTTATCCAGTGCCATATTTCCCGATATGGCGCACAAGCATTAA
- a CDS encoding beta-ketoacyl synthase chain length factor, with protein sequence MSTIAFNLEQWHALSPGIDTPQAWKNHSWDQLASSDEAQKPLSTPLIPAMMRRRMSPLSKVALQTALHLQQAHDAPFDYLVFSSRHGELPRTVDLLQQVLQGEEASPMAFSQSVHNTSAGLFTIANKSPIPATSLAGCESSLHHALIESCAYLAENPSHKVLLIDFDAPLPKPYDQFEATPTPPLYALGLILSHGTTTRLTWQPQQPTEQATKRPSQTLDVIKHLAHQSDQWQINDHRNHWLWQRILA encoded by the coding sequence ATGAGCACTATTGCATTTAATCTTGAGCAATGGCATGCCTTGTCACCAGGAATAGACACACCACAAGCTTGGAAAAATCATTCTTGGGACCAATTAGCATCATCAGATGAAGCTCAGAAGCCTCTGTCGACGCCTCTCATTCCAGCCATGATGCGACGCCGCATGAGCCCACTCAGCAAAGTGGCACTCCAAACCGCCTTGCACCTTCAGCAAGCTCATGACGCCCCTTTTGATTACCTCGTTTTTTCAAGTCGTCATGGTGAATTGCCGCGTACTGTGGACTTATTACAACAAGTCTTACAAGGTGAAGAAGCTTCTCCAATGGCGTTTTCTCAATCGGTGCATAACACCAGCGCCGGATTATTTACCATCGCCAATAAAAGCCCAATTCCTGCGACCTCGCTTGCAGGATGTGAATCGAGCCTACATCACGCTTTAATTGAAAGTTGTGCTTATTTGGCGGAAAACCCATCCCATAAAGTTTTATTGATTGATTTTGATGCGCCACTTCCTAAGCCTTATGATCAATTTGAAGCCACGCCCACACCGCCACTTTATGCTTTAGGTTTGATCCTGTCTCATGGCACGACTACCCGCTTAACTTGGCAGCCTCAACAACCCACTGAGCAAGCGACGAAAAGACCATCACAAACTCTCGATGTTATTAAGCATCTCGCTCATCAATCCGATCAATGGCAAATTAATGACCACCGTAATCATTGGCTTTGGCAAAGAATATTGGCATAA
- a CDS encoding methyltransferase, which translates to MKPYRHDPYSALEAKTEAQKLAFAPIVFHTARTLRDLGILAALETQPEQGMTAQQIADATQVSEYGVKVLLDMGLSAHIVTWNEQHYVLARLGHSLLRDGMTIANMDFTADVCYAGMMHLTEAIKEGTPAGLKELGEWATIYEGLSQLPEQAKQSWFKFDHFYSDNTFPVLLQKIFSNQPQRIFDIGGNTGKWTLQCCQHDEKVKVTIIDLPQQIELAKPNIAQHGFAERVDFFPANLLDKQQSLPQGADVWWMSQFLDCFSPMEILSILRRVRAAMSENADVYILELFWDAQRYEAASYSLNATSLYFTCLANGNSRFYRSEDFLEIVAEAGFTVNERIDHIGLGHTLLHLKAN; encoded by the coding sequence GTGAAACCATATCGGCATGATCCTTATTCAGCATTAGAAGCCAAAACAGAAGCGCAGAAATTAGCCTTTGCCCCCATTGTTTTTCATACCGCACGAACATTACGTGATTTGGGAATTTTAGCCGCATTAGAAACCCAACCAGAACAAGGTATGACGGCACAACAAATTGCTGACGCGACTCAAGTGTCGGAATATGGCGTCAAAGTGTTATTAGACATGGGCCTCAGCGCACATATCGTGACTTGGAATGAGCAACATTATGTGCTGGCGAGATTAGGACACTCTTTATTAAGAGATGGCATGACGATCGCTAATATGGATTTTACCGCAGATGTTTGTTATGCCGGCATGATGCACTTAACCGAAGCGATTAAAGAGGGCACGCCCGCAGGTCTTAAAGAGTTAGGTGAGTGGGCGACCATTTATGAAGGGTTATCCCAACTACCAGAACAGGCCAAACAAAGCTGGTTTAAGTTTGATCATTTTTATTCCGATAATACCTTCCCGGTGTTATTGCAGAAAATCTTCTCTAATCAACCACAGCGTATTTTTGATATTGGTGGAAATACGGGTAAGTGGACTTTGCAATGCTGTCAGCATGATGAGAAAGTTAAGGTAACGATCATTGATCTCCCTCAGCAGATTGAGTTGGCGAAACCAAACATTGCACAACATGGTTTTGCTGAGCGAGTGGACTTTTTCCCAGCGAATTTACTCGATAAACAGCAAAGCTTACCGCAAGGTGCTGATGTGTGGTGGATGAGTCAATTTTTAGACTGTTTTTCACCAATGGAAATCTTAAGCATTTTACGTCGAGTACGGGCTGCGATGTCGGAGAATGCGGACGTTTATATCTTAGAGTTATTTTGGGATGCACAACGTTACGAAGCCGCGTCGTATAGCTTAAATGCGACCTCGTTGTATTTTACGTGTCTTGCCAATGGTAACAGCCGTTTTTATCGCAGCGAAGACTTCTTAGAAATCGTTGCTGAGGCAGGCTTTACGGTCAATGAGCGGATCGATCACATTGGTTTAGGTCATACCTTATTGCATTTGAAAGCCAACTAA
- a CDS encoding NAD(P)/FAD-dependent oxidoreductase has product MEQTSVVIIGAGPSGSIAAAILKQHHIDCVVLERSLFPRFSIGESLLPACMESLKKANLFDAVNQAGFQLKNGAAFRYQDQYTHFDFTQKYTAGEGTTFQVPRATFDKLLADEAELQGVEIRYQHTVTHVNVESTKPVISVLDQHEQAYQIQADFILDASGYGRVLPRLLELEQPSNLPPRQALFTHVTDHISPELARELDYDRNKITIYVHPENTSVWYWLIPFSHGVCSVGVVGSPEFFEAYPDDNIEALKQLTQEEPHLKRLFRDADFCHMSGKIGGYSANVKHLAGKNYALLGNAGEFLDPVFSSGVTIAMKSAELATEVLIRQFNGEAVDWNKDYAEPLMVGVDTFRAYVEGWYDGRFQNVVFFEQANPEIKKKISSILAGYAWDKTNPYVASPQKRLSTLAELCL; this is encoded by the coding sequence ATGGAACAAACATCAGTAGTAATTATTGGCGCTGGGCCATCTGGCTCTATTGCCGCGGCTATTTTAAAGCAACATCATATTGATTGTGTGGTACTTGAGCGCAGCCTTTTCCCTCGCTTTTCAATTGGTGAAAGTTTATTGCCAGCTTGTATGGAGAGCCTTAAAAAGGCCAATTTGTTTGATGCGGTTAATCAAGCAGGGTTCCAATTGAAAAATGGCGCGGCATTTCGTTATCAAGATCAATATACCCATTTTGATTTCACGCAAAAGTACACCGCAGGGGAAGGCACCACCTTTCAAGTACCGCGCGCCACTTTTGACAAGCTATTAGCAGATGAAGCCGAGCTGCAAGGAGTCGAGATTCGTTATCAACATACGGTAACGCACGTGAATGTCGAATCGACTAAGCCGGTTATTTCTGTGTTAGATCAGCATGAGCAAGCCTATCAAATTCAGGCAGATTTTATTTTGGATGCCAGCGGTTACGGGCGAGTGTTGCCTCGTCTGCTTGAGTTAGAGCAGCCATCGAATTTGCCGCCACGACAAGCATTATTTACCCATGTTACCGATCATATATCGCCAGAACTGGCACGTGAGCTGGATTATGATCGCAATAAAATCACTATTTATGTGCACCCAGAAAATACCAGTGTTTGGTATTGGTTAATTCCATTTAGTCATGGAGTGTGCTCAGTTGGAGTGGTGGGAAGCCCGGAGTTTTTTGAGGCTTATCCAGACGATAATATTGAAGCCTTAAAGCAGCTGACTCAAGAAGAGCCACATCTTAAACGTCTATTTCGTGATGCAGATTTTTGTCACATGAGTGGAAAAATTGGTGGCTACTCTGCCAACGTTAAGCATTTGGCGGGCAAGAATTATGCATTATTAGGCAATGCGGGAGAGTTTTTAGATCCGGTATTTTCATCCGGTGTCACGATTGCGATGAAATCAGCAGAATTAGCGACCGAGGTTTTGATTCGTCAATTTAATGGTGAAGCGGTAGATTGGAATAAAGATTATGCCGAACCACTGATGGTCGGCGTTGATACCTTCCGAGCTTATGTTGAAGGTTGGTATGACGGGCGCTTCCAAAATGTGGTGTTTTTTGAACAAGCCAATCCTGAAATTAAGAAGAAAATCAGCTCAATCTTAGCCGGATACGCTTGGGATAAAACCAACCCTTATGTGGCGAGTCCGCAAAAGCGTTTAAGTACACTGGCTGAACTGTGTTTGTAA
- a CDS encoding HlyD family secretion protein, whose amino-acid sequence METIMTLTYIAFCIAIFKIFRIPLNKWTVPTAVLGGIVLLGSVFLSMNYFQPFTQVGGQIYTTTPMVSNIRARVVSVDVEANTLVKQGDPLVHLDDTPFKAAVVKQKAALAAAQQNVLVLEADYKQAAASSTQALAERDRTQRESARYQKGYKRGAFTLQQVDDKQQAAKAAEAAYQAALANEKAAEAAYKSEIDGVNTTVAEAQAALDKAQFNLDQTVVRAPTDGYVTQLALKPGVMAVPLPFKPILTFVSTQDTYFIGAFRQNSTLNIKEGDEADMIFRSLPGKSFKAEVVQVLPAIAESQIQANGSLLGTNALQTHGRIMVKFELKDDISQYNLPMGANVEIAVYSGKMEELALIRKILIRMKSWQNYVYFDH is encoded by the coding sequence ATGGAAACCATCATGACTCTGACTTATATCGCCTTCTGTATTGCGATTTTTAAAATCTTCCGGATTCCATTAAATAAATGGACAGTACCTACCGCTGTATTAGGCGGTATCGTACTACTTGGCAGCGTATTCTTATCCATGAACTACTTCCAACCATTTACCCAAGTCGGTGGACAAATTTATACCACCACGCCAATGGTTTCGAATATTCGCGCCCGAGTGGTGTCAGTGGATGTAGAAGCCAATACTTTAGTTAAGCAAGGCGATCCTCTGGTTCACTTAGATGACACACCTTTTAAAGCCGCCGTTGTGAAACAAAAAGCCGCATTAGCTGCTGCTCAACAAAATGTTCTGGTTCTGGAAGCCGATTACAAGCAAGCGGCGGCGAGCTCAACCCAAGCTTTGGCTGAGCGAGATCGTACTCAACGTGAATCAGCTCGTTACCAAAAAGGCTATAAGCGTGGCGCATTTACTTTGCAACAAGTGGATGACAAACAACAAGCTGCTAAAGCCGCTGAAGCTGCTTATCAAGCTGCTCTTGCGAATGAAAAAGCCGCAGAAGCTGCCTATAAATCTGAAATTGATGGCGTTAATACCACAGTCGCAGAAGCACAAGCGGCCTTAGATAAAGCGCAATTTAACTTAGACCAAACGGTAGTTCGCGCTCCAACAGACGGTTATGTCACTCAGTTGGCTTTAAAACCCGGTGTAATGGCAGTACCGCTTCCTTTTAAACCGATTCTGACCTTTGTCAGTACTCAAGATACTTACTTTATTGGTGCCTTCCGCCAAAACTCGACTTTGAACATTAAAGAAGGCGATGAAGCGGATATGATCTTCCGCTCATTACCAGGCAAATCGTTTAAAGCAGAAGTAGTTCAAGTACTCCCAGCCATTGCTGAAAGCCAAATCCAAGCCAATGGCAGCTTACTCGGCACCAATGCTCTACAAACTCATGGTCGAATCATGGTGAAATTTGAGCTAAAAGACGATATTTCTCAATATAATTTACCTATGGGTGCTAATGTAGAAATTGCGGTCTATTCTGGAAAAATGGAAGAGTTAGCTTTGATTCGTAAAATTTTGATTCGCATGAAAAGCTGGCAAAACTACGTCTATTTCGACCATTAA
- a CDS encoding DUF3302 domain-containing protein: MTLDYVALCILIFVVLVLFYGIIAIHDIPYEISKKRNHPHQDAIHVAGWVSLFTLHVLWPFLWIWATLWRADRGWGFTQIQTEQNNIHQKVDELNDQIVHLQQQLTELNKKETTTNPTSKADESKGESN, from the coding sequence ATGACATTAGATTATGTGGCTCTTTGCATACTTATCTTTGTAGTGTTGGTGCTATTTTATGGCATCATTGCTATTCATGATATCCCTTATGAAATATCCAAAAAGCGCAATCATCCCCATCAAGATGCTATCCATGTCGCTGGCTGGGTAAGTCTTTTCACTCTTCATGTTTTATGGCCATTTTTATGGATCTGGGCAACCTTATGGCGTGCAGACCGAGGATGGGGCTTTACGCAAATCCAAACCGAACAAAATAATATCCACCAAAAAGTAGATGAATTAAACGATCAAATCGTGCATTTACAACAACAATTAACCGAATTAAATAAAAAAGAAACCACAACCAACCCCACCAGCAAGGCGGATGAATCAAAAGGAGAGTCAAACTAA